From Aegilops tauschii subsp. strangulata cultivar AL8/78 chromosome 5, Aet v6.0, whole genome shotgun sequence:
TCATGCATTTTTCTCTTTTGATTGATCGGCTTAGTTAGCTATTTTATACTAACAACAGAAAATGCTGATGTCGGCAAATGGCAGTTAAAAGTCTGGTCTGCCAACCTTCTAAAAGTCTATTTGGGAGAAACAGGAACAGGGTTTCCTTTCTTTCCAGATTATTAGTGGTACTAAATTGCCTGGTCTGCCAACCTTCTTCATTTTATCTAATACTCCCCCGTCCCAAAATAAGtaactcaactttgtactaactttgtactaaagctaGTACAAAATTGAGTcgcttattttgggacggagggagtaatatctACTTTGCTCTACACTGTTAAAAGTCTaattatatttctttacagagggagtactaaatTGCCTGGTCTGCTAACCTTCTTCATTTTATCTACTAATATCTACTTTGCTGTACAATGTTAAAAGTCTAATTTGTTGTAGAAGGGCAACTATAGAGTCCCTTGCCGAGTAACCACTATGGAGAGCAATTAGGGGCTATGTCGCCTACTAATTAAAATGATGGTATGTGCAAATAATCATATGGAGCAGTCAGCCATACAAGAAAAACGAGCAAGGCAACTAATTAGAATGGTGGCTTGCACAAATAATCCTATGGAGCAGTCACCCATATAAAAAACAAAAGCAAGGCAACTAATTAGAATGGCGGCATGTGCAAATAATCATATGGAGCAGTCACCCATATAAGAAACAAGAGCAAGCTAGACAACTAATTAGAATGATGGAATGTGCAAATAATTGTACTGGACAGTCGCCCATATAAGAAACAAGAGCAAGGTAACTAATTAAAATGATGCCATGTTAATCGTATGGAACAGTTGACCAAAAAGAAGGGATTGAGCATCATGTGCACCTGCTCTCGTCCTCAGAGACAGCTTCAATGAACTCAACTAGATCCGCTGCTACCTTCAACCCAGATTTTTGGTCCTTTATACCCCGCAATATGCCAGAGTAAGCCTTGCATATTCCCTGTCTAAGCTGGTTACCGTAATCAACCTTATCCTCATCAGAGACATTGGCATAATATCTTGGGTTAGCAGCTTCTTTCAGCTTTTTCCTAACAGCCTGCAGGTGGTACTCCTCAAAATGCTTGCCGATAGCAAGAGCGATCTCTCCAAAGCATGCCAAAATTTGAGGTTTAAGCTTGGGTTTTGAGAGACCTTCGTAAAGAACGTCCATCATATCATCACAGCATGGCAGGATTTCATCTCCCAAGACATGAAAGATAGTGCCAATCACCTCTAAATAGATAGGGGAGAATAGCTTCACGCTGTAATACTGCAAAAATATTGGCATGTGATCCAGAAACTTTGGACCGACGGCACGAGCCAGAGCACCAATAGCAAGCGCTGCTTTATCACATGCGGTAGAACAGTCGCAGGTCAGGACACGGCAAAACTGAAGCGACATAGACTGAGCAGACTCCCTAACCTTGTCCGCGTGAAGCGAATTCCCCAGTTTCTCGATTATGGCGTGCAGTACGTCACACAGCAACGCCTGAAGATTTTGCCTGTTAGTCTTGTCATCTGATGAAATTGCTTTGGCATCAAGCGCTGTGTTTAATCTTCGCATGATACGAGGCATCAAATCCATAATAGCTATTACAGCTTCAAAATCCCACATGTTGCTTACTCTCACAATCTCAATCAATGCGCCATAAGCAGATGCAGATGCAGGAAGCCCGAAAGGGGTCTTCTTATCAAGTTCCGAAGCAGAAAGGATAGCATCGATAACACCACTAAGAAAAGGTGAAAGTTCAGATGAGATTTTCTTTTTTGAATGGTCTACCTCGGATGAGATTGGCACATCATAACCTCGGGCAAGAAAATATATAGCTTCACAGACTTCCTTGGACACTTCTGGAACATCTTTACCCCTCTTTGACAACGCAGCCATGATGCGAGGAAAGTCTTCATTTGTGAAAAATCTTTTATCAAGAGCTGGAGAATGCAGAAGCTCAAACACCTGCCCAAGAGTGCATGTAGCGGTGCCTCTTATCTCCATGTGTGGGTCTTCCATCTTGTCCATCAACAAACCGACCACAGGAGCGAGTTTTTCAATAGAAGGCCCTTCAAGGATAACGCCTAGTACAGAAATAGCTGTCTTGCGACTACGCCAATCTGCCACTTTGATGTTACCCTCGATAAACTgccttgcaaatgggacaactgCATCCCCGATAGTTCTAGGCCTAGGCATGTCATAGCACTCATGAAGATGTTCAGTTCATCAACATCTCTTTCTTGGTGTAACGACAGAGTTTGTAGCAGAAGTGGAACAAGTGAACAAAGGGGATTCTCAAGGAAGTGACAATCTGCGGTCAATATAACACGAGGAAAGCGTTTTCTTTTTTCTCGGAGTTTAATCACTTTTCTACAAATAGTGCTCCAGAACTCGATACATTCGAGCGCAACTGTTTCGTCCACACCTCCTTCCAAGCTCAAAGCTTCAGTTGTAAGGCTGAGTGTGGTTTCCATGTAAGGTTCTAACTCCATATAATATTTGGATGCAATTGCAGTAAGGCAGCCGAATGCTGCATGCTTGACCTCCACTGCTTCATCGGATTTAGCTGCATCAGATATTGCAGTCATTATACGATTTCTGCAATCATCATCACTTGCAAAGTCAGCAAACTTATGAACATTCTGTAGAGCTTTAACCGCCGCAACACGGACTTGAAAACTTTTCTCTGCCTGGTGGTTCATTGCCCGGATGACGGCATCCAGAACACCATTAATTGTGTCTTTCTCGAACCTCAAGGTCTTCTCCTCAAACACATACTCCAGCGCCTCTAGAGTTGCTTGCTTTAGTGTAGCAGGAGATGCACCCTGCTGTGCCATGTTGCGCAGTAATCTGCCAATGAGGTCTTGCCACCCCTGGGAGGGTATCTCAATATATGCAAGCCTGCCAATAATCTGTGATGAGGCATGCCTCGCCTGAGGAGCCAAAGATCCTAGTGTTATCAGCAATGACTCCTTAATCTGGGATTTGATACGTTGATCCAGGTTGTTCCATTGTTCGATGAGGATGCTGTTATCTTCAGAATACTTTCCTTCCACAGAATTCTTCAGCATAATGCCAGCAAGGCATCTGCACTCGGGCGGACTTGCATCACTCGAGAGCTCTGCTGATAATGACAGGAGGAAGTTGGGACGATTACGCTCCTGGAGCTGCTTGAGTTTGCATTCTGCTACAAGCCTTATGTTGTTATCCGGATCCTGAGCATCTTTTAGAATCTGAGTGATATTATCCATAGCTGGCTGTATCAACTGTCCGTCCTGGCAAACATGAAAAAAAGCATCCAGAATGGTTCAGTTAGAaatagaaaaggaaaagaaag
This genomic window contains:
- the LOC123493461 gene encoding importin subunit beta-1-like; its protein translation is MEIRGTATCTLGQVFELLHSPALDKRFFTNEDFPRIMAALSKRGKDVPEVSKEVCEAIYFLARGYDVPISSEVDHSKKKISSELSPFLSGVIDAILSASELDKKTPFGLPASASAYGALIEIVRVSNMWDFEAVIAIMDLMPRIMRRLNTALDAKAISSDDKTNRQNLQALLCDVLHAIIEKLGNSLHADKVRESAQSMSLQFCRVLTCDCSTACDKAALAIGALARAVGPKFLDHMPIFLQYYSVKLFSPIYLEVIGTIFHVLGDEILPCCDDMMDVLYEGLSKPKLKPQILACFGEIALAIGKHFEEYHLQAVRKKLKEAANPRYYANVSDEDKVDYGNQLRQGICKAYSGILRGIKDQKSGLKVAADLVEFIEAVSEDESRCT
- the LOC109736370 gene encoding importin subunit beta-1-like, which produces MPKRKRETTDDPNPHRRPLGVTATASPPPGAGAGASGDPAPGPLDGQLIQPAMDNITQILKDAQDPDNNIRLVAECKLKQLQERNRPNFLLSLSAELSSDASPPECRCLAGIMLKNSVEGKYSEDNSILIEQWNNLDQRIKSQIKESLLITLGSLAPQARHASSQIIGRLAYIEIPSQGWQDLIGRLLRNMAQQGASPATLKQATLEALEYVFEEKTLRFEKDTINGVLDAVIRAMNHQAEKSFQVRVAAVKALQNVHKFADFASDDDCRNRIMTAISDAAKSDEAVEVKHAAFGCLTAIASKYYMELEPYMETTLSLTTEALSLEGGVDETVALECIEFWSTICRKVIKLREKRKRFPRVILTADCHFLENPLCSLVPLLLQTLSLHQERDVDELNIFMSAMTCLGLELSGMQLSHLQGSLSRVTSKWQIGVVARQLFLY